Proteins encoded in a region of the Prochlorothrix hollandica PCC 9006 = CALU 1027 genome:
- a CDS encoding type II secretion system F family protein yields MNGSVFGKKTKLSHKSLQTSVLEAVSMQLPHSPIPIKDQIQFFRLLAKGLGAGLSLGQSLGLISDGKGRSPLDRCVQRLYQRVKAGDSLGDALAAEPVAPFSPWVQALIVVGEYSGALDRLCDQVVTLLETQRRQGRSQRSAAWSLILCVMGAGAVVGTLGRWNLGLMGLGGWLWGGERWPCCWLRGCSRCAYRCRC; encoded by the coding sequence ATGAACGGGTCGGTTTTTGGCAAAAAAACAAAGTTGAGCCATAAAAGTTTACAAACCTCGGTTCTGGAGGCCGTTTCCATGCAGTTGCCGCATTCCCCCATTCCCATCAAGGATCAAATTCAATTTTTTCGCCTCTTGGCTAAGGGGTTGGGGGCTGGTTTGTCCTTGGGCCAAAGCCTGGGGTTGATCAGCGACGGTAAAGGGCGATCGCCCCTGGATCGCTGTGTCCAACGCCTCTATCAGCGGGTGAAGGCGGGTGACAGCTTGGGGGATGCCCTCGCCGCTGAACCGGTTGCCCCCTTTTCTCCCTGGGTTCAGGCGTTGATTGTGGTGGGAGAATATAGCGGTGCCCTCGATCGCCTCTGTGACCAAGTGGTGACCCTGCTGGAGACCCAACGTCGCCAGGGGCGGTCCCAGCGATCGGCGGCCTGGTCGTTGATCCTCTGTGTCATGGGGGCGGGGGCGGTGGTGGGGACCCTGGGGCGCTGGAATCTGGGGCTGATGGGGCTGGGGGGGTGGCTCTGGGGGGGGGAACGGTGGCCCTGCTGCTGGCTCCGGGGTTGCAGCCGCTGCGCTTACAGGTGCCGGTGCTGA
- a CDS encoding type II secretion system F family protein has product MALLLAPGLQPLRLQVPVLKGILQTQSMVQLAQLALPLECGVPIISALELLQPHIPHPTLRAIVGAATVQVKGGKTLTESLEGRLPARAVQYVRTGEASGTLPEMLAKMGEFYGEQLELRLQQALGVLRPLSLLGGGAIVLFLGLDLIQRLLGTLPG; this is encoded by the coding sequence GTGGCCCTGCTGCTGGCTCCGGGGTTGCAGCCGCTGCGCTTACAGGTGCCGGTGCTGAAGGGAATCTTGCAAACCCAGTCCATGGTGCAGTTGGCCCAGTTGGCCTTACCCCTAGAGTGTGGGGTGCCCATCATCAGTGCCTTGGAACTGCTCCAGCCCCACATCCCCCATCCCACCCTGCGGGCCATTGTGGGGGCGGCGACGGTGCAGGTGAAGGGGGGCAAAACCCTGACGGAGAGCTTGGAGGGGCGGTTACCGGCACGGGCGGTGCAGTATGTGCGCACGGGGGAGGCTTCGGGCACCCTGCCGGAGATGTTGGCCAAGATGGGGGAGTTCTATGGGGAGCAGTTGGAGTTGCGGTTGCAGCAGGCACTGGGGGTCTTGCGACCTTTAAGTTTGTTGGGGGGCGGGGCGATCGTCTTGTTTTTGGGGCTAGATTT